In Kangiella koreensis DSM 16069, a single window of DNA contains:
- a CDS encoding TonB-dependent receptor domain-containing protein: MNKEALKKATSKLYLTALITSILATSPAALFAAQNDPADKNEPSTETVQASDDAEVMTIVAHRQPRNISQVAGTVTIMDHDYIERNIALNIDDLVRYEPGIEVDDSSTRFGYGGFRIRGIGGNRTVTVVDNVPIADNYSVGNFANSGRGLFELGLVSRVEVLRGPASTLYGSKALGGVVAMNLLDASDILQGDSQANWLRAGYNTDSDRYNLALATAFEQDDFSLLLAGAKQYGHEADVANLPAGTTADEQNRTQYAGLIRAGLNTDYGRFRLTIDGLQDERLTDINAVLGTGRLANTTSMVGDDQRDQTRVLLDHHFTKLGFVDQGTWRLWHQKSETEQDTFEERLLAPTPVSLVREFNYDHKTLGLGTDLETRLVNGDLTQRLGYGFEFSETKLTELRNASQTNLNTNDTTNIVLGEVFPLRDFPKSTVRELGVYLHDEIELWSNGLVISPGLRFEHYELKANNDPLFDSQFPNANKTNLTSDAWLPKLGLLMPIGYDMEWFSQYARGHRAPPFADVNIGLDIPMFNIRAISNPELKSERGYTFETGLRYRGTDTQAEFALFHNRYSDFIQSRAFVGFDAGTMIFQSINRDKVIIEGSEFRLKHYFTDTISTDVKLEYIRGEDKNTGEPIADVRPPMAIVELSYMPTSMSWETRLVATASKSQKALFDASDNQLFSAPGYTSFDWITRWFPADDLHLSLGIFNLTDKTYWRNSNVANYPINDPTLPLLAEPGRSVAASIVWNF; the protein is encoded by the coding sequence ATGAACAAAGAAGCGTTGAAAAAAGCAACCAGCAAACTTTATCTGACCGCTTTAATCACTTCCATTTTAGCCACCTCTCCAGCAGCACTATTTGCAGCGCAGAATGATCCTGCCGATAAAAATGAGCCTTCAACTGAGACAGTTCAGGCAAGTGATGATGCTGAAGTCATGACTATTGTCGCACACCGTCAGCCGCGCAATATTTCGCAGGTGGCTGGCACAGTGACCATCATGGATCATGATTATATTGAGCGTAACATTGCGCTGAACATTGATGATCTGGTGCGCTACGAACCTGGTATTGAAGTAGACGACAGCAGTACACGCTTTGGTTATGGTGGTTTTCGTATTCGTGGAATTGGCGGCAACCGTACAGTCACAGTAGTCGATAATGTTCCGATTGCCGATAATTACAGCGTCGGCAACTTTGCGAACTCTGGGCGCGGCTTATTCGAACTGGGTCTAGTCAGTCGCGTTGAAGTTTTGCGCGGCCCGGCATCCACTCTTTATGGCAGTAAAGCACTCGGTGGCGTAGTCGCCATGAACTTGCTTGACGCTTCAGATATCTTACAGGGCGACAGTCAGGCGAACTGGCTCAGGGCTGGCTACAATACAGACAGTGATCGCTACAACCTGGCGCTGGCAACAGCCTTTGAGCAAGATGATTTTTCACTCCTGCTTGCTGGCGCAAAACAATACGGTCATGAAGCGGATGTCGCTAATTTACCTGCTGGTACTACAGCTGATGAGCAAAATAGAACCCAATATGCGGGCTTGATCCGCGCAGGTCTGAACACCGATTATGGCCGCTTCCGCCTGACCATTGATGGACTTCAAGATGAGCGTCTCACTGACATCAATGCAGTTCTGGGTACAGGGCGCCTGGCCAACACCACTTCGATGGTAGGTGATGATCAGCGCGATCAGACGCGGGTTCTGCTCGACCACCATTTCACCAAGCTTGGCTTTGTTGATCAGGGTACCTGGCGCTTATGGCACCAAAAAAGCGAAACCGAACAGGATACTTTTGAGGAAAGGCTACTAGCACCAACGCCTGTCAGTCTGGTGCGAGAATTTAACTATGACCATAAAACACTGGGACTAGGTACTGATCTCGAAACGCGTCTTGTTAATGGAGACTTAACGCAACGTCTTGGTTATGGCTTTGAGTTCAGCGAAACTAAATTAACTGAACTGCGCAACGCATCGCAAACTAATCTCAATACCAACGACACCACCAATATTGTGCTTGGCGAAGTGTTTCCTTTGCGCGACTTTCCAAAAAGTACCGTGCGCGAGCTAGGTGTTTATCTACATGATGAAATTGAATTGTGGAGCAACGGTCTAGTCATCAGCCCTGGACTGCGCTTTGAGCATTATGAACTCAAAGCAAACAATGACCCGCTATTCGACAGCCAGTTCCCGAACGCCAATAAAACCAATTTAACCAGCGATGCCTGGCTACCCAAGTTAGGTTTGTTGATGCCCATCGGATATGACATGGAATGGTTTAGCCAATATGCCCGCGGCCATCGTGCGCCGCCCTTTGCCGACGTCAATATTGGCCTTGATATCCCCATGTTCAATATCCGAGCCATCTCTAATCCAGAGCTGAAATCTGAACGAGGTTACACTTTTGAAACCGGACTACGTTATCGCGGCACCGATACTCAGGCTGAATTCGCCCTGTTCCACAACCGCTACAGCGACTTCATCCAAAGTAGAGCCTTTGTCGGTTTCGACGCCGGCACCATGATTTTCCAATCCATTAACCGTGATAAAGTCATCATTGAGGGAAGTGAATTTAGGCTTAAACATTACTTTACCGACACGATTTCAACCGATGTAAAACTGGAATATATTCGTGGCGAAGACAAAAATACCGGCGAACCGATTGCGGATGTGCGCCCACCGATGGCCATTGTTGAATTGAGCTATATGCCAACCTCGATGAGCTGGGAAACGCGCCTGGTGGCAACTGCCAGCAAGTCTCAAAAAGCACTATTCGATGCCAGCGACAATCAGCTCTTCTCGGCTCCAGGCTACACCAGCTTTGACTGGATCACCCGCTGGTTCCCAGCTGATGACTTACACCTCAGTCTGGGGATATTCAACCTGACCGACAAAACCTACTGGCGCAACAGCAATGTCGCCAACTATCCGATAAATGACCCAACCCTGCCATTATTAGCTGAACCTGGTCGCAGTGTCGCCGCCAGCATAGTTTGGAATTTTTAA
- the fabA gene encoding bifunctional 3-hydroxydecanoyl-ACP dehydratase/trans-2-decenoyl-ACP isomerase, translating into MLQTNQYSYDDLIACGNGELVGPQGNKLSPLPLPNMLMMDRITTITNEGGEYGKGYIEAELDISPKSWFFDCHFKGDPVMPGCLGVDAMWQLTGFFLSWLGSLGKGRALGSGEIKFFGQVLPAAKKVMYRIDVKRVIQRKLKMIIADGSVSVDGKKIYTAENLKVGIFDSVESF; encoded by the coding sequence ATGCTACAAACAAACCAATATTCCTACGATGACCTGATTGCCTGCGGTAACGGTGAATTGGTAGGACCTCAAGGCAACAAGCTTTCCCCACTACCTTTACCCAATATGCTGATGATGGACCGTATCACAACAATCACCAATGAAGGTGGCGAATATGGCAAAGGCTACATCGAAGCAGAGCTGGATATCTCTCCAAAGTCCTGGTTCTTTGACTGCCATTTTAAGGGCGACCCTGTTATGCCTGGTTGCCTTGGTGTCGACGCCATGTGGCAATTAACCGGCTTCTTCTTGTCATGGCTTGGTTCGCTCGGTAAAGGCCGTGCCCTGGGTTCCGGCGAAATAAAATTCTTCGGTCAGGTTCTACCCGCGGCTAAAAAAGTCATGTATCGTATTGACGTTAAACGTGTGATTCAGCGCAAGTTAAAGATGATAATTGCCGACGGTTCGGTTTCCGTAGACGGAAAGAAGATATACACTGCGGAAAACTTAAAGGTCGGGATTTTCGACAGCGTCGAATCCTTCTAA
- the fabB gene encoding beta-ketoacyl-ACP synthase I, whose product MKRVVITGMGIVSCLGNNVEEVAESLKQGKSGIKFKDIYKEKGLRSHVAGKPDMDIKDHIDRKIVRFMGDAAGYAYISMQQAIEDAGLSDEQVSNIRTGLITGSGGGSQGTQVESVDIALERGVKRVGPYAVPKTMGSTTSACLATPFKIKGINYSITSACATSAHCIGNAYEQIAMGKQDIVFAGGGEEEDWRLTLLFDAMGALSSKYNDTPETASRPYDATRDGFVISSGGGILVMEEYEHAKARGAKIYAELVGYGATSDGYDMVAPSGEGAVRCMQQALATVKGDIDYVNTHGTSTPVGDTAELKAIKEVFGDKLPKISSTKSLAGHSLGATGVHEAIYSLIMMRDKFLAASANITQLDEDAEGMPIVQKREDGVDIKRVLSNSFGFGGTNACLVFEKYEQ is encoded by the coding sequence ATGAAAAGAGTCGTTATTACAGGTATGGGCATTGTTTCATGCTTAGGAAACAATGTTGAGGAAGTTGCCGAGTCATTAAAACAAGGCAAATCCGGTATCAAATTCAAAGATATCTATAAAGAAAAAGGACTGCGCAGCCACGTCGCCGGCAAGCCTGATATGGATATTAAAGATCACATTGACCGCAAAATTGTCCGCTTTATGGGTGATGCTGCCGGCTATGCCTATATTTCGATGCAACAAGCGATCGAAGATGCTGGTTTAAGCGACGAGCAAGTTTCCAACATCCGTACTGGCTTAATCACAGGCTCTGGCGGCGGTTCGCAAGGCACACAAGTTGAGTCAGTTGATATTGCATTGGAACGCGGCGTAAAACGCGTTGGCCCTTATGCCGTCCCTAAAACCATGGGCAGCACCACCTCAGCTTGTCTGGCGACCCCATTTAAAATTAAAGGCATCAACTACAGCATCACTTCTGCTTGCGCGACCAGTGCACACTGTATCGGTAACGCCTATGAACAAATTGCCATGGGCAAACAGGACATCGTATTTGCTGGCGGTGGCGAAGAAGAAGATTGGCGCTTAACCCTATTGTTTGACGCCATGGGCGCGTTATCAAGCAAATATAATGATACGCCAGAAACCGCATCCCGCCCGTATGACGCAACCCGTGATGGCTTCGTCATCTCATCCGGTGGCGGTATCCTGGTTATGGAAGAATACGAACACGCCAAAGCACGTGGCGCAAAAATCTATGCCGAACTGGTTGGTTATGGCGCAACATCCGATGGCTATGACATGGTCGCCCCTTCCGGTGAAGGCGCAGTCCGCTGTATGCAACAGGCGCTGGCCACTGTTAAAGGTGATATCGACTACGTCAACACCCACGGCACCAGTACTCCAGTTGGAGACACGGCCGAATTGAAAGCGATCAAAGAAGTCTTTGGTGACAAGCTGCCAAAAATCAGCTCAACCAAATCACTAGCCGGCCATTCTCTCGGCGCAACCGGCGTACACGAAGCCATCTACAGCCTGATTATGATGCGCGATAAATTCCTTGCCGCATCAGCCAACATTACTCAGCTTGATGAAGATGCCGAAGGTATGCCAATCGTACAAAAACGCGAAGACGGTGTAGACATTAAGCGC